From Elaeis guineensis isolate ETL-2024a chromosome 16, EG11, whole genome shotgun sequence, a single genomic window includes:
- the LOC105059717 gene encoding cytochrome P450 89A2-like → MEVWLLVFLSLSLATGLTLLLHQATTNATKKRRLPPGPPALRLLGKFFWLRRPLQELEPVLRDLRARYGPIVTLHIGSRPAIFIFDRGLAHRALIEHGTSLSDRLTPVPAARFLSGNQHTISTAAYGPLWRLLRRNLISEILHSSRVKLYAPHRAWVLQVLTNHLRSQADSNDAGAVTAMESFHVAMFYLLVLMCFGEKLDEKAIKDIEISNRCLLLYRSQLNILGFLPRITRYVFRNRIKTASQMYQKLAEMFVPLIEARKEHKKQQQQKREEGGYVYSYVDSLLDMELPEEGRRKLTEEETVALCLEFLNAGTYTTSTALQWIMANLVKHQDIQAKLLEEIEEVVGKDGEEIKEEDLQRMPYLKAVVMEGLRRHPPGHLVLPHKVREDVILDGYLIPKNASVNFMVAEMSWDGKVWEEPMEFKPERFLAGGSGEGVDITGSREIKMMPFGVGRRMCPGLGLAMLHLEYFVANLVSEFEWKAVDGEEVDLSEKLEFAFVMKRPLRACILPRRRAP, encoded by the coding sequence ATGGAGGTTTGGCTCCTTGTCTTCCTTTCCCTCTCCCTTGCCACTGGCCTCACCCTCCTCCTCCACCAAGCCACCACCAATGCTACCAAGAAGAGAAGGCTTCCCCCCGGCCCCCCAGCGCTGCGACTTCTCGGCAAATTTTTCTGGCTCCGGCGGCCCTTGCAAGAGCTGGAACCCGTCCTTCGGGACCTCCGCGCTCGCTACGGCCCCATCGTCACCCTTCACATAGGCTCCCGCCCGGCCATCTTCATCTTTGACCGTGGCCTTGCCCACCGTGCCCTCATCGAGCACGGCACCTCCCTTTCCGACCGCCTCACTCCGGTCCCCGCAGCCCGCTTCCTCAGCGGCAACCAGCACACCATCTCCACCGCCGCCTACGGCCCCCTCTGGCGTCTTCTCCGCCGCAACCTCATATCCGAGATCCTCCATTCCTCCCGTGTCAAGCTCTATGCCCCCCACCGAGCCTGGGTCCTTCAAGTCCTCACCAACCACCTCCGATCCCAAGCCGATTCGAATGATGCCGGTGCCGTCACTGCCATGGAGAGCTTTCACGTCGCCATGTTCTATTTATTGGTTCTCATGTGTTTCGGGGAGAAATTAGATGAGAAAGCCATTAAGGACATCGAGATCTCAAACCGATGCTTACTGCTCTACAGGAGCCAGCTTAACATCCTTGGCTTCCTTCCAAGAATCACGAGGTACGTTTTCCGGAATCGGATCAAGACAGCTTCTCAAATGTATCAAAAACTGGCAGAGATGTTTGTGCCCTTGATTGAAGCTCGAAAAGAACACAAGAAACAACAGCAGCAAAAGAGGGAGGAAGGAGGGTACGTTTACTCCTACGTTGACTCGCTCCTCGACATGGAACTCCCTGAGGAAGGGAGAAGGAAGCTGACCGAAGAGGAGACGGTGGCCTTGTGCTTGGAGTTTCTGAACGCGGGCACCTATACGACCTCAACGGCGTTGCAGTGGATCATGGCGAACCTCGTGAAGCACCAAGACATACAAGCGAAGCTGTTGGAAGAGATCGAGGAGGTGGTGGGGAAAGACGGGGAGGAGATTAAGGAGGAGGACTTGCAAAGGATGCCATATCTCAAGGCTGTGGTCATGGAAGGGTTGCGGCGGCACCCGCCGGGCCACCTCGTGCTGCCCCACAAGGTGAGGGAGGATGTGATCttagatgggtatttgataccaaaGAACGCGTCGGTTAATTTTATGGTGGCAGAGATGAGTTGGGATGGGAAGGTGTGGGAGGAGCCGATGGAGTTCAAGCCGGAGAGGTTCTTGGCCGGGGGTTCGGGCGAGGGGGTGGACATAACCGGGAGTAGGGAGATCAAGATGATGCCGTTTGGGGTGGGGAGGAGGATGTGCCCGGGGCTGGGGCTGGCCATGCTGCATCTCGAGTACTTTGTGGCCAATTTGGTGAGTGAGTTCGAGTGGAAGGCTGTGGACGGGGAGGAGGTGGAtttgtcggagaagctggaattCGCCTTTGTCATGAAGAGGCCTCTCCGAGCTTGCATACTTCCACGGAGGAGGGCTCCGTAG